The Pseudomonas extremaustralis genome contains a region encoding:
- a CDS encoding LysR family transcriptional regulator → MRFTLRQLQVFVAVAQQESVSRAAGLLALSQSAASTSITELERQSSCQLFDRAGKRLSLNALGRQLLPQAVALLDQAKEIEDLLNGKSGFGSLAVGATLTIGNYLATLLIGSFMQQHPESQVKLHVQNTAHIVHQVAHYEIDLGLIEGDCSHPDIEVQTWVEDELVVFCAPQHHLAKRGVATMEELTHEAWILREQGSGTRLTFDQAMRHHRSALNIRLELEHTEAIKRAVESGLGIGCISRLALRDAFRRGSLVPVETPDLDLARQFYFIWHKQKYQTSAMREFLELCRAFTAGVQRSDEIVLPSIA, encoded by the coding sequence ATGCGATTTACTCTCCGTCAACTGCAAGTCTTCGTCGCCGTCGCCCAGCAGGAAAGCGTCTCACGCGCTGCTGGCCTTCTGGCCTTATCTCAATCCGCCGCCAGCACGTCGATTACCGAGCTGGAGCGTCAATCCAGCTGCCAATTGTTCGACCGCGCCGGTAAACGCCTGAGCCTCAACGCCCTGGGCCGTCAACTGTTGCCCCAGGCCGTGGCGCTGCTGGACCAGGCCAAGGAAATCGAAGACCTGCTCAACGGCAAATCCGGCTTCGGTTCCCTGGCGGTCGGCGCGACGCTGACCATCGGTAATTACCTAGCCACACTGCTGATCGGCAGCTTCATGCAGCAACACCCCGAAAGCCAAGTGAAGCTGCATGTACAGAACACTGCCCATATCGTGCACCAGGTGGCGCACTACGAAATTGACCTGGGTCTAATCGAAGGTGACTGCAGCCACCCGGATATCGAGGTACAGACCTGGGTGGAAGACGAGCTGGTGGTGTTTTGCGCGCCACAGCATCACCTGGCCAAGCGCGGCGTAGCCACCATGGAAGAATTGACCCATGAAGCCTGGATTCTACGGGAACAAGGCTCAGGGACGCGCCTGACGTTTGACCAGGCCATGCGCCATCACCGCAGTGCGCTGAATATCCGCCTAGAGCTGGAACACACCGAGGCGATCAAGCGGGCAGTGGAGTCGGGGTTAGGGATTGGCTGCATTTCGCGCCTGGCGCTGCGCGACGCGTTCAGGCGTGGCAGCCTGGTGCCGGTGGAAACGCCGGACCTGGACCTGGCCCGGCAGTTTTACTTCATCTGGCATAAACAGAAGTACCAGACCTCGGCCATGCGCGAGTTCCTGGAACTGTGCCGCGCTTTCACCGCTGGGGTTCAGCGCAGCGATGAAATCGTGCTGCCCAGTATTGCCTGA
- a CDS encoding diacylglycerol kinase, translating to MSPFKGQTGIKRIFNAGGYSLDGLRAAFTGEAAFRQLVLLNVILIPLSFFLHVSRVERALLIAVCLLALIVELLNSAVEAAIDRISLDRHPLSKNAKDMGSAAQFVALTMITLVWAVILV from the coding sequence ATGTCGCCTTTCAAGGGTCAAACCGGTATCAAACGTATCTTCAATGCAGGGGGGTATTCTCTGGATGGCCTGCGCGCGGCCTTCACCGGCGAGGCGGCGTTCCGCCAACTGGTGTTGCTCAACGTTATCCTGATCCCGCTGAGTTTTTTCCTGCATGTCAGCCGGGTGGAGCGGGCGTTGCTGATTGCGGTGTGCCTGCTGGCCTTGATCGTTGAATTGCTCAATTCGGCAGTGGAGGCGGCGATCGACCGTATTTCCCTGGACCGCCACCCTTTGTCGAAAAACGCCAAGGACATGGGCAGCGCCGCGCAATTCGTGGCACTGACCATGATCACCCTGGTGTGGGCCGTGATTCTGGTCTAA